One Primulina tabacum isolate GXHZ01 chromosome 10, ASM2559414v2, whole genome shotgun sequence DNA segment encodes these proteins:
- the LOC142505387 gene encoding calmodulin-like protein 3 gives MIAILLPSVLFIFGLIYTFSTIPTTKKTANIWFRYILGLHGETDISQTEKVKKTSQGMDTKSELRSVFGTFDKNKDGYITNQELRESLKNIGISAEEKDVDDMVVNFDSNEDGLIDLDEFGELFESISGRKEGCLKDESLKEAFDVFDGNKDGLITVEELGLVLCSLGLAQGKNLDDCKEMIRKVDLDGDGMVDFDEFKRMMRNGIERLVSIS, from the coding sequence ATGATTGCTATATTGTTACCCTCTGTTCTCTTCATATTTGGCcttatttatacattttctaCCATCCCtacaaccaagaaaactgctAATATATGGTTCAGATATATTCTAGGCCTCCATGGAGAAACTGATATTTCCCAAACAGAGAAAGTCAAGAAAACAAGCCAAGGCATGGATACCAAGAGTGAGCTCAGAAGTGTTTTCGGGACATTTGATAAGAACAAAGATGGGTACATAACCAACCAAGAGCTTAGAGAATCACTCAAGAATATTGGGATCTCAGCAGAAGAGAAAGATGTCGATGATATGGTGGTGAACTTTGATTCAAATGAGGACGGTTTGATAGATTTAGACGAGTTTGGCGAGCTTTTCGAGTCGATCTCGGGCCGGAAGGAGGGTTGTTTGAAAGATGAGAGTTTGAAGGAGGCTTTTGATGTGTTTGATGGGAACAAAGATGGGTTGATAACAGTTGAAGAGCTGGGTTTGGTCTTATGTTCTTTGGGGCTTGCACAAGGAAAGAATTTGGATGATTGCAAAGAGATGATTAGGAAGGTGGATTTAGATGGAGATGGAATGGTTGATTTTGATGAGTTCAAAAGAATGATGAGAAATGGGATTGAAAGGCTTGTTTCGATTTCTTGA
- the LOC142504827 gene encoding uncharacterized protein LOC142504827, protein MSAIVCGKRSNFFEESPSSPPVAKRIRCSSSPSRNFSPPRPVAFNYLVSDYSSPIDLLFTLFPDMEKQFLERVLEESGDDLDSAIKRLNELHLSTTTIASDVTQNINAQFSFQDKVPNNVETTSREELPAGSNHSMDGTEWVELLVREVAGASNVEDAKERVSRALESLEKSICANATAEAAQSFQKENTVLKQQLEAFIQENTILKRAVSIQHERQKEFEEMGRELHHLKQVVSQYQEQLRTLEVNNYALAMHLKQAQQSNSISGCFHPDVF, encoded by the exons ATGTCTGCCATAGTGTGCGGGAAGAGATCGAATTTCTTCGAGGAGTCGCCTTCGTCGCCACCAGTCGCCAAGAGAATCCGTTGTTCTTCATCTCCTTCCCGGAATTTCTCTCCGCCGCGGCCCGTCGCTTTCAACTACTTAGTCTCTGATTACTCTTCACCGATCGATCTTCTCTTTACTCTCTTTCCTGATATGGAAAAACag TTTCTGGAGAGAGTCCTTGAAGAATCCGGTGATGATCTGGATTCTGCTATCAAAAGATTAAATGAGCTTCATTTGAGTACGACGACGATCGCATCTGATGTTACGCAGAACATTAATGCGCAATTTTCGTTTCAAG ATAAAGTGCCAAATAATGTGGAGACTACTTCAAGGGAGGAACTACCTGCTGGAAGCAATCACTCCATGGATGGTACAGAGTGGGTTGAGCTCTTGGTTAGAGAAGTCGCGGGAGCTTCAAATGTAGAGGATGCTAAAGAACGTGTGTCACGTGCCCTCGAGTCCTTGGAGAAGTCTATTTGTGCAAATGCAACTGCAGAAGCTGCCCAGAGCTTCCAGAAG GAGAACACTGTTCTAAAACAACAGCTGGAAGCGTTCATACAGGAAAATACTATTTTGAAGCGAGCGGTGTCAATCCAACATGAGCGCCAAAAAGAATTCGAGGAAATGGGCCGGGAGTTGCATCACCTGAAACAGGTAGTGTCGCAGTACCAGGAGCAGCTGAGGACTCTTGAG GTCAACAACTATGCCCTTGCAATGCACCTCAAACAAGCGCAACAAAGCAACTCGATATCTGGATGTTTCCACCCCGATGTGTTTTAG